The Comamonas sp. 26 DNA window CTACCTCAAGCTGGCACACGCCAATGGCGACGGCAAGTACAGCTTTTTGCTGGAATCCGTGGTCGGTGGCGAGCGCTTTGGTCGCTACAGCTTTATCGGCCTGCCGGCCCGCAGCTTTGTGCGCGCATCGGGCTTTGGTGACGAGGCCAAAACCGAGGTGGTGAGCGATGGTCAGGTGGTGGAGACTGCCAGCGGCAACCCGCTGGACTTCATCGCTGCCTATCAGCAGCGCTTCAAGGTTGCCATTACGCCTGGCATGCCGCGTTTTTGCGGTGGTCTGGCGGGCTACTTTGGCTATGACGCTGTGCGCTATATCGAGAAAAAGCTCGAAAAATCCTGCCCGCCCGACAGTCTGGGTACGCCCGACATCATGCTGCTGCAGTGCGAAGAGGTCGCCGTCATCGACAACCTCTCTGGCAAGCTCTACCTCATCGTCTACGCCAACCCTGCCGAGGCTGAAGCCTTTGGCAAGGCCAAGAAGCGCCTGCGCCAGCTGAAAGATCAGCTGCGCTACTCCGTCAGCGCGCCGCAAATTCGTGCGGGGGAGAGCTACCCTGCCGAGCGTAGTTTTGACAAGCAGGACTATCTTGCCGCCGTGCAAAAGGCCAAGGATCTGATTGCGGCGGGCGACTTCATGCAGGTGCAGGTCGGTCAGCGTATTCAAAAGCGCTTCACCGCATCGCCGCTGAGTTTGTACCGCGCGCTGCGCTCGCTGAACCCCAGCCCTTACATGTACTTCTACCATTTTGGTGACTTCCATGTGGTGGGCGCCAGCCCCGAGATTCTGGTGCGCCAGGAGCGCACGCCTGATGGCCAGAAGGTCACCATTCGCCCGCTGGCTGGAACCCGCCCGCGTGGCAGCACAGTGGAATCAGACAAGGCTACCGAACAAGAATTGATCGCTGATCCCAAGGAACGTGCCGAGCACGTGATGTTGATTGATCTGGCGCGCAACGACATTGGCCGCATCGCCAAGACTGGCAGCGTGAAGGTGACCGAGGCCTTCTCGGTTGAGCGCTACAGCCACGTCATGCATATCGTGAGCAATGTGGAAGGCATCTTGCAGGACGGAATGGACAATATGGATGTCTTCAAGTCCACCTTCCCCGCTGGCACGCTGACCGGCGCGCCCAAGGTGCATGCCATGGAGATCATCGACCAGCTGGAACCCACCAAGCGCGGTATTTACGGTGGCGCTTGCGGCTACCTGAGCTTTGCGGGTGATATGGATCTGGCGATTGCGATTCGCACCGGCGTCATCAAAGACAACATGCTCTATGTGCAGGCAGCTGCTGGTGTGGTGGCCGATTCCATCCCCGAGATGGAATGGAAAGAAACGGAACACAAGGCCCGCGCCCTGCTGCGTGCGGCTGAACTGGTGGAAGAAGGTCTGGAATGAACAAGGCAATTGACTTGGTGCAGCCCTGCACCACCATGGAAGATGTGCGCCGCAATGTAAATGCGCTGGACGATGTGCTGGTGCCGCTGCTGGTCACACGTATCGGCTATATGCAGCAGGCCGCGCGCATCAAGGGTGATGTGACTCAGGTGCGCGATGAAGATCGCATCGAAGCCATCGTCAGCCGCGTGCGTGAGCGCACGTTGCAGGAAGGCGGTCAGCCCGATGTGATGGAGGCCGTGTACCGCCATCTGATGGAAGAGTGCATCGCCTACGAACACAGTGAGTTCGCGCGCCTGCGCACGGCTCAAAAAACGCACAATCAGGAGTAAGACCATGAAGTTACTGATGGTCGATAACTACGACAGCTTTACCTACAACATCGTTCAGTACTTTGGTGAGCTGGGTGCCGAGGTGACCGTGGTGCGCAACGATGAAGCCAGCGTGGCCGAAGTGGAAGCGCTGATCGCCCGCGAAGGCATTGAGCGTTTGGTGATTTCTCCCGGCCCTTGCTCGCCCAACGAGGCTGGAGTATCGGTGGCTGCGATCCAGCATTTTGCGGGCAAGCTGCCCATTCTGGGCGTGTGTCTGGGCCACCAGAGCATTGGTGCCGCGTTTGGCGGCGACATCATCCGTGCGGGCCAGCAAATGCATGGCAAAACCAGCGTCATCAACACCGACCAGAAGGGCGTTTTTGCCGAGCTGCCCAAGGCGTTTACGGTCAACCGCTATCACTCCTTGGTGATCGACAAGAACACGCTGCCGGAGTGTCTTGAAATCACGGCCACCAGTGAAGATGGTGAAATTCAGGGCGTGCGCCACAAAACGCTGGCTATTGAGGGCGTGCAGTTCCACCCCGAAAGCATCCTGACCGAGCATGGTCATGCCATGCTCAAGAACTTTCTCGATCAGAAGTAAACCGGGTTTTACTCATTAATCAGTAGCTGCTAGCGCTCGTCTTGTATTGGTTTCAGAATGAAAACTATAAGAAAGCCAGCAAAGACAGGCGCAAGCAGCTCTTAAAAACATAGAGAGATATTGCAATGATTACTGCCCAGGAAGCGCTGCAACGCACGATTGAGCACCGCGAAATCTTCCACGACGAGATGCTGCATTTGATGCGCATGATCATGCGTGGAGAGCTGTCCCCGGTCATGACCGCGTCCATCCTCACCGGCCTGCGCGTGAAGAAGGAAACGATTGGCGAAATTTCGGCCGCAGCCGAGGTGATGCGTGAGTTCTCCCACAAGGTGAATGTGCATGACAAGACCCATCTGGTCGACATCGTGGGCACGGGTGGCGATGGCGCCAACACCTTCAATATCTCCACCTGCTCCACCTTTGTGATTTCGGCTGCGGGCGGCAAGGTGAGCAAGCATGGCGGCCGCAGCGTCAGCAGCAAAAGCGGTAGCGCAGACGCGATGGAAGCGCTGGGCGTCAACATCAACTTGAACGCTGCGCAAATTGCGGACTGTATCCGCGACGTGGGTATCGGCTTCATGTTCGCGCCCAACCATCACCCCGCCATGAAGAATGTGGCGCCCGTGCGCAAAGAGCTGGGCGTGCGCACCATCTTCAATATCCTGGGCCCGCTGACCAATCCGGCCAGTGCTCCCAATATTCTGATGGGCGTGTTCCACGAAGACCTGGTCGGCATTCAGGTGCGTGCGCTGCAGCGCTTGGGCGCAGAACACGCGCTGGTCGTCTATGGCCGCGATGGTCTGGACGAAATCAGTCTGGGTGCCGGAACGCTGGTTGGTGAGCTCAAAGACGGCGTGGTGCGTGAATACGAAGTCCACCCCGAAGACTTTGGCCTGCGCATGGCGGGAACGCGCTCGCTCAAGGTCGAGAACCCCGAAGAATCCAAGGCCATGCTGCTGGGTGTGCTGCAGGGCGAGCAAGGCCCGGCGCGCGATATCGTCTGCCTGAATACAGGCGCGGCGCTGTATGCCGCCAATGTGGCCAGCTCCATCGAAGATGGTCTGGATCGTGCACAAAAGGCGGTGGATAGCGGCGCGGCGCTGGCCAAGCTCAAGGATTTGGTGAGCTATTCGCAAAAGCTGAGCACAGCGACATGAGCCTGCTGGATGCACCCATCTGGAACGATGCCGGCACATGGATTGTGCTGGGCATCTCCCTTCTATTTATCGTGGTGGGCATCGTGATGCACCGCGTCATCATGACGGTCTTGCGCGCGCCGCAGGGCGATGCCACCAACAAGGAAAAACATGTCTGACATTCTGAAAAAAATCTGTGACGTCAAAGTCCAGGAAGTGGCTGCAGCCAAGAAGGCCATCCCACTCACCGAGATGCGCCGCGATGCGGAAAGCCGGGTCTCCACACGTGATTTTGTGGGTGCTATTCGCGCCAAAATTGACAAGGGTCAGGCCGGTGTGATTGCCGAGGTCAAGAAAGCCAGCCCCAGCAAGGGTGTGATTCGCGCCGACTTCGACCCTGCCGATATCGCCCAGAGCTATATGGTGGGCGATGGCAAGATCAGCGCTGCCTGCCTGTCGGTGCTGACCGACCGCCAGTTTTTTCAAGGCCAGCCTGATTATCTGAAGCAAGCCCGAGCCAGCACGCTGCTGCCCGTGCTGCGCAAGGATTTTATGGTTGATCCGTACCAGATCTACGAATCACGCGTGATGGGCGCCGACTGCGTGCTGCTGATTGCCGCTTGTCTGGATGACGCGCAAATGGCCGAGATGGAGCAGATTGCCTTCAATTTGAACATGGATGTGCTGGTTGAGGTGCACGACGGTGAGGAGTTGCAGCGCGCCCTCAAGCTGAAGACACCGCTGGTGGGCATCAACAACCGCAATCTGCGCACCTTTGATGTGGATATTCAGACCACGATTGCCCTCAAGAAGGATGTGCCTGCAGACCGCCTGCTGGTGACCGAGTCCGGCATCCTGACCCAGGCCGATGTGCAGACACTGCGAGGTGCAGGCATAGATGCCTTCCTGGTGGGCGAGGCCTTTATGCGTGCCCCTGAGCCGGGCGAAGCGCTGGCTAAACTGTTCCAGTAATCTGCAAAAAAGCGGAGCAGGTTCAGGCCAGAACCTGCACATCCGCATCCAGAAAATAGCCCGCGCCACGCTTGGTCTTGAGCAGCGTCGGGGCGCGGTTTGATGGCTCAACCTTGCGGCGCAGGCGCAGCATCTGCACATCAATGGCGCGGTCAAAGACTTCGTCTTCAGCCTGCGTCATGTCCATGATTTGCTCGCGGCTCATGATCTGCCTGGGGCACTTGAGCAAAACCAGCAGCAGTGCGAACTCGGTTTTTGTCAGGCCTACCTCATGCCCTGTATCGCTGATGAGGCTGCGCGAGCGCAGGCGCAGTTCCCAGTCGGCAAATTTGAAGCCCTGTGGCCCCAGATTGAAAGCGGAGCGGGCGGACGCAAAGAAGCCTTTTGGGATGGCGGAGCGAGCGTGGGTGGCGGACGCGGTGTGCATAAATAACTCCTTGTGAGCCTGTGCCATCAAGTGGCCAGCTGTACTGGAGTCAATTCTTTGCAATTGGTGACCAGATGTCACTCACTGAAATCAGGTATTTTTTAGCCTGAAATTCAGTGAAAACCCTCGGTTTTGTGGGCGGTAGACCCCTCGGAAGTTGCGAAAATCCGGGCATGAACCTCACAAGCCAGAGTCTAAGCACGGACGAATCCACCCCTACGCAATTGCACAGTGCTGATCCGCAGGCCTGGCCTGTGGCACCTGGCTGGCAAGCGCTGACAGATGCATTTTTTGAAGGGGCAACGGGGCAGAAGCTGCTGCAGTTTCTACAGCAAAGACTGGATGCGAGTGCGGTTGTCTTCCCGCCCAAGCCTTTGCGTGCGCTGGAGCTGACGGCGCCAGAGAATGTGCGTGTCGTCATCCTGGGCCAGGACCCTTATCACGGCCGAGGTCAGGCCGAGGGGCTGTCGTTTTCGGTCGCACCTGGTGTGCGTATTCCTCCTTCGCTACAGAACATCTTCAAAGAAATGCTGCGCGACCTGGGCGCGCCATTTCCCGCTTTTCCCCAGCCCGGCGGTAGTCTGGTGAGTTGGGCCGAGCATGGCGTGCTGTTGCTCAACACCTGCCTGACGGTTGAAGAAGGACAGGCCGCCAGTCATGCTAAAAAAGGCTGGGAAGCGCTAACCGACTCCATCATTCGGCATGTGGCCGAGCAAGGACGACCTACCGTTTTCATGCTCTGGGGCGCTCATGCCCAAGCCAAGCGTGTTTTCATTCCTGAGGATCGTGGACACCTGGTGCTGATGAGCAACCACCCCTCACCGCTTTCGGCGCTGCGCCCGCCCGTGCCGTTTATCGGCAACGGGCACTTTGGCAAGGCCAAGGCGTTTCGCATCGAGCACGGGTATTGAGGCTGGGGCTAGTGCTTTTCTCGTACCCCCAGCCAGACGCCAAGCAGGCCGCTGAGTGTGACAACGCCCATGCCTGCCAGTGACAGGGCATCAGGCATTTGCCCAAAGAACAACCAGCCCATCAGCATGGCAAAGCCGATCTGGCTGTAGAGAAATGGCGCCACGGTGGCCGGTGTGGCATATGTGTAGGCTTGCAGCAGCATCAGGTGACCAATGCCGCTGCAAAGCCCCATGACCGCAACTGCAGCATAGATTTGCCAGTGGTCGATGGGCTGCCATAGCCAGCCAACCAAGGGCGTGGTCAGCAAGATGGGGAGCCAAGTGGAGTAAATCTGGGT harbors:
- a CDS encoding winged helix-turn-helix domain-containing protein, which produces MHTASATHARSAIPKGFFASARSAFNLGPQGFKFADWELRLRSRSLISDTGHEVGLTKTEFALLLVLLKCPRQIMSREQIMDMTQAEDEVFDRAIDVQMLRLRRKVEPSNRAPTLLKTKRGAGYFLDADVQVLA
- a CDS encoding uracil-DNA glycosylase, giving the protein MNLTSQSLSTDESTPTQLHSADPQAWPVAPGWQALTDAFFEGATGQKLLQFLQQRLDASAVVFPPKPLRALELTAPENVRVVILGQDPYHGRGQAEGLSFSVAPGVRIPPSLQNIFKEMLRDLGAPFPAFPQPGGSLVSWAEHGVLLLNTCLTVEEGQAASHAKKGWEALTDSIIRHVAEQGRPTVFMLWGAHAQAKRVFIPEDRGHLVLMSNHPSPLSALRPPVPFIGNGHFGKAKAFRIEHGY
- a CDS encoding chorismate mutase; the protein is MNKAIDLVQPCTTMEDVRRNVNALDDVLVPLLVTRIGYMQQAARIKGDVTQVRDEDRIEAIVSRVRERTLQEGGQPDVMEAVYRHLMEECIAYEHSEFARLRTAQKTHNQE
- the trpD gene encoding anthranilate phosphoribosyltransferase, which codes for MAMITAQEALQRTIEHREIFHDEMLHLMRMIMRGELSPVMTASILTGLRVKKETIGEISAAAEVMREFSHKVNVHDKTHLVDIVGTGGDGANTFNISTCSTFVISAAGGKVSKHGGRSVSSKSGSADAMEALGVNINLNAAQIADCIRDVGIGFMFAPNHHPAMKNVAPVRKELGVRTIFNILGPLTNPASAPNILMGVFHEDLVGIQVRALQRLGAEHALVVYGRDGLDEISLGAGTLVGELKDGVVREYEVHPEDFGLRMAGTRSLKVENPEESKAMLLGVLQGEQGPARDIVCLNTGAALYAANVASSIEDGLDRAQKAVDSGAALAKLKDLVSYSQKLSTAT
- the trpC gene encoding indole-3-glycerol phosphate synthase TrpC, whose translation is MSDILKKICDVKVQEVAAAKKAIPLTEMRRDAESRVSTRDFVGAIRAKIDKGQAGVIAEVKKASPSKGVIRADFDPADIAQSYMVGDGKISAACLSVLTDRQFFQGQPDYLKQARASTLLPVLRKDFMVDPYQIYESRVMGADCVLLIAACLDDAQMAEMEQIAFNLNMDVLVEVHDGEELQRALKLKTPLVGINNRNLRTFDVDIQTTIALKKDVPADRLLVTESGILTQADVQTLRGAGIDAFLVGEAFMRAPEPGEALAKLFQ
- a CDS encoding aminodeoxychorismate/anthranilate synthase component II, coding for MKLLMVDNYDSFTYNIVQYFGELGAEVTVVRNDEASVAEVEALIAREGIERLVISPGPCSPNEAGVSVAAIQHFAGKLPILGVCLGHQSIGAAFGGDIIRAGQQMHGKTSVINTDQKGVFAELPKAFTVNRYHSLVIDKNTLPECLEITATSEDGEIQGVRHKTLAIEGVQFHPESILTEHGHAMLKNFLDQK
- the trpE gene encoding anthranilate synthase component I; amino-acid sequence: MITELEFKSLAAQGYNRIPLLIEAFADLETPLSLYLKLAHANGDGKYSFLLESVVGGERFGRYSFIGLPARSFVRASGFGDEAKTEVVSDGQVVETASGNPLDFIAAYQQRFKVAITPGMPRFCGGLAGYFGYDAVRYIEKKLEKSCPPDSLGTPDIMLLQCEEVAVIDNLSGKLYLIVYANPAEAEAFGKAKKRLRQLKDQLRYSVSAPQIRAGESYPAERSFDKQDYLAAVQKAKDLIAAGDFMQVQVGQRIQKRFTASPLSLYRALRSLNPSPYMYFYHFGDFHVVGASPEILVRQERTPDGQKVTIRPLAGTRPRGSTVESDKATEQELIADPKERAEHVMLIDLARNDIGRIAKTGSVKVTEAFSVERYSHVMHIVSNVEGILQDGMDNMDVFKSTFPAGTLTGAPKVHAMEIIDQLEPTKRGIYGGACGYLSFAGDMDLAIAIRTGVIKDNMLYVQAAAGVVADSIPEMEWKETEHKARALLRAAELVEEGLE